A genomic region of Raphanus sativus cultivar WK10039 chromosome 6, ASM80110v3, whole genome shotgun sequence contains the following coding sequences:
- the LOC130495602 gene encoding uncharacterized protein LOC130495602: MRRFNSAWFGLYGNWLEYSVSEEKAYCLCCYLFRDDAYPGFVRGGFSNWHKPDRLSFHVGELNSSHNNAVKKCDDLMNQGQSIVHAMYKKTNAMKNEYRIRLNASVDVSRYLLRQGLAFRGHREGEESSNKGNFLELLKYTADHNDVIKKVVLENAPGNNKMVSSEIQKDIVNAFAEEVVKSVIEEIDNGVFGLLVDESADVSDKEQMAVVFRFVDKKGAVKERFVGVVHVKETSSLSLKHAIDELFARYGLSLKKVRGQGYDGASNMKGEFNGLRSLISKENSSAYYVHCFAHQLQLVVVAVAKKIFEVSDFFDMVSMLLNVVGASCKRKDKVRENYRAEINAGIARVGLFSTIIKVLEYIEKDGADDSKRCQAYGLLKYNLSMVLQRKDQDILNAMSLVESTKRELQRVRDDGWDSLMLTEFNDRFTEVNTELLICMASLNPIGAFRAFDKSKLVKLAKFYPEDFSFMDCLSLEQQLGIFIDNVRHDQRFKNLKSLGDLSLLMVDTQKHIAHPLVYRLLKLVLTLPVATASVERCFSAMKIVKTALRNRMGDDLLSDYLICFIEKELLDDVANEEVLIRFQAMSERRMLL; this comes from the exons ATGAGACGATTTAATTCAGCTTGGTTTGGTCTGTATGGTAATTGGCTAGAGTACAGTGTATCGGAGGAAAAGGCTTATTGTTTGTGTTGCTACTTGTTTAGAGATGATGCGTATCCTGGATTTGTGAGGGGTGGGTTCTCGAATTGGCATAAGCCTGATAGGTTATCTTTCCATGTAGGAGAACTTAACAGTTCTCACAATAATGCTGTCAAGAAGTGTGATGATTTGATGAATCAAGGTCAATCCATAGTACATGCTATGTACAAGAAGACTAATGCGATGAAAAATGAGTATCGTATCAGATTAAATGCTTCTGTTGATGTTTCTAGATACTTATTGCGACAAGGATTAGCTTTTCGAGGTCATAGAGAAGGAGAAGAGTCTTCTAACAAAGGAAACTTTTTAGAACTTCTGAAATACACAGCTGATCACAATGATGttataaaaaaagttgtttTGGAGAATGCTCCAGGAAATAACAAGATGGTTTCTTCAGAGATTCAAAAGGATATTGTAAACGCTTTTGCAGAAGAAGTAGTGAAATCTGTTATTGAAGAAATTGACAACGGAGTGTTTGGTCTATTAGTAGATGAATCTGCTGATGTGTCTGACAAAGAACAGATGGCTGTTGTTTTTCGATTTGTTGATAAGAAAGGAGCAGTCAAAGAAAGGTTTGTTGGAGTTGTCCATGTGAAAGAGActtcttctttatctttgaAGCATGCTATTGATGAGTTGTTTGCTAGGtatggtctgagcttgaaaAAAGTGAGAGGACAAGGTTATGACGGAGCTAGTAATATGAAAGGAGAGTTTAATGGCCTGCGATCATTGATTTCTAAAGAAAACAGCTCTGCATATTATGTTCATTGCTTTGCTCATCAACTTCAGTTGGTTGTAGTGGCTGTTGCGAAAAAGATATTTGAGGTTTCTGATTTCTTTGATATGGTTTCTATGTTATTGAATGTGGTTGGAGCTTCTTGCAAACGAAAAGATAAAGTCCGGGAAAATTATCGAGCCGAGATAAATGCTGGAATTGCTAG GGTTGGGTTGTTTTCTACTATTATTAAAGTTCTTGAGTATATCGAAAAGGATGGCGCAGATGATTCTAAGAGATGCCAGGCATATGGTCTTCTCAAATAT AATCTATCGATGGTTTTGCAAAGGAAAGATCAAGACATTTTGAATGCTATGTCACTAGTAGAATCTACTAAGCGGGAGTTACAGAGAGTAAGAGATGATGGATGGGATTCACTAATGTTGAca GAATTCAACGATCGTTTTACTGAGGTAAACACTGAGCTGCTTATTTGTATGGCTTCCTTAAATCCTATTGGTGCTTTTCGGGCATTCGACAAGTCAAAGTTGGTGAAGCTGGCTAAGTTCTATCCAGAGGACTTCAGTTTTATGGACTGTTTATCTCTTGAGCAACAACTTGGTATTTTTATCGACAATGTACGGCATGATCAGCGATTTAAAAATCTGAAGAGTCTTGGAGATCTTTCTCTTCTGATGGTAGATACGCAAAAGCATATTGCACATCCTTTGGTTTATAGGCTTTTGAAGTTGGTTTTGACTTTGCCGGTTGCTACTGCAAGTGTTGAAAGATGCTTCTCTGCAATGAAGATAGTAAAGACAGCTCTAAGAAATCGAATGGGGGATGATCTTTTAAGTGATtatctcatttgttttataGAAAAAGAATTGCTTGATGATGTCGCAAACGAAGAAGTGTTGATCCGATTTCAAGCCATGAGTGAAAGAAGAATGcttttataa
- the LOC130495603 gene encoding protein AIG2 B-like — MTIFLSFFSLFHVYRLKGRLHACISPSENGLINGKILIGLTDAQLENLDMIEGDDYVRKTVEVVLTDTSEKMKVETYVWANKDDPDMYGEWDFEEWKRLHMEKFMEAAKKFTEWKKNPDGQSREEFEKFVHEDPHVA; from the exons ATGACTATATTCTTGAGTTTTTTCTCCCTTTT tcaTGTGTATAGGCTGAAAGGGCGTTTGCACGCATGTATCTCTCCTTCTGAGAACGGACTTATCAACGGAAAG ATACTAATTGGATTAACAGATGCTCAGCTAGAGAACTTAGATATGATTGAAGGAGATGACTACGTGAGGAAGACTGTTGAAGTTGTATTAACT GACACTTCTGAGAAGATGAAAGTGGAAACCTATGTATGGGCTAACAAGGATGATCCTGATATGTATGGAGAATGGGATTTCGAG GAATGGAAGAGGCTTCACATGGAGAAATTCATGGAAGCGGCCAAGAAATTTACGGAATGGAAGAAGAATCCGGATGGGCAATCAAGGGAGGAGTTTGAGAAATTTGTACATGAAGATCCTCATGTGGCCTGA